AGCAAGAGATCCTTTGATAAGGGACGGGAATATCTTTGCTATCAAAGCCCAGGAAAAGGCTTCTCTGTGAGATGCAGATATAGAAACAGCTTCCGGGGTCTGCAAAGCAGAGGATGAGAATCCTGGGCACAGAGCAGACGGAAGAGATGGAGAGCTGAGACGGGGGACAGAACTGACTAttccagaaaggggggggggatgttcttAGGGAGTTTTATTCTGCTTGGGAGTGaaactttcttttaaaacagATCCACAGAAAACAAGAGACTCCTTGACTGTTCCAAATAGTGCATTAATTACTAAACCTAAAGGCTGCATTAAGATATTATCTTAtacactattatttatttatttatatatagtccacctttctcactgagaacccAATCTCTAAAGTCATCAACTAAGCTCTGGGAACATCTAACTCACTGCTGTTTCTTTGTAAAGTACCTGAAGAAACCAACCCAATTCTTTTGCTAAACCCCGACAGAACCCATTAAAGGTATTCAAACCTTTGCCATTCCCAGGAGATGACCTTTCAGGTCTTTTGTCCCGCGGTTGGAGTGCTCTGCATCCTCAGGGTTCATTTTTCCCTATAAAAACATGAGCTTTGCCCCACTCAAGGTGTGCACGCTTTTTCAGATCCAAGCACTGTACCCTTAGAGACTCCTTCCCTAAACCTCTCCTGGCCGAAAACGCTGGATGCTTGAAGcctccttcctccatggactacccTGCttcctggataggtaattatcaccccaAACCCCTCAAATccagcattttttttcctgggaaaataggtggcggaacactcaagagggaaatgaggaagaatcACACGgggttctttgaaataatattattttcacgccctattgccaagtattttcaagaggtggcggaactccgttccaccacgttctggctgaaaaaaagccctgctcaaatcTATCCCAATTTCACCACTGCTGTCCTAGAAGTATTGTGTGCTTGTGAGTTACttcttatgtgtgtgtgtgagttttcttccttaaataaaaattacttcTGTTTTTGAAGAACCCATGTTTCGTCAGTTACCTTGGGGAGGGTCCCCCATTAAAATTGGTGGGAAGTCTCGCTTTCTTACTCGTCtcgcatagccttctccttgtcGCTAATTCCccccctacttgcaaggagacccagtCCGGTAacaactctgctgtggaagctcattgggtggctttgagccagtcacacaccctcagcctaacctacctctcagggctgttgaGAGGGACTTGCAGGTCGTTGGAGGTCCAGAACTGACTCTGGGCTCCGAACCAATCCTGGGGATTCTGTCCTAAAGCAATCCCCAGAGACTGGCCTGCCAATCAGAGACCCTGACTGAAGGGGGAGTGACTTCCTCAATTTAAACAAAGAGCAGTGATATGTTTCCCTTTGGACAGGGATATCCGGAGCTTGTCAGTTCTTCTCATATttaagaggctgaaaatggttcCCAGCTCCTTAATTGCATTTCCTAATTCCTTATTTGTGAATTCAACCACAAATATTGAGGATAATTTAAAAACTCTGCATCCCACAATAAGGTTTGAACATCCACATATTACACCATCCCACACATTCAGAACACTCTGCCCTTCAAGTGGACGTATGCAGTTTCCTGGTCCAAAGCCCGGTTCTTGTGCGAACTGCTCCAAAGTGGAGTGCCCATGGGACAAATGCATGTGCAGAAACTGGGGGATGCTGCAccccaaaagaatctttggacCACCCCCAAATAATAACTCTCCaggctccagagactgtcccgtaCAAGAAGACATGCACTGGTGCccagtgcatttttgaggtttgatggctcataacaccacctttttttggagtaataccataaaattatatatcaatggaaagataacttaatcaagaatgtaatgcaacaaagtttgttcaattatctgtattctatcaaatgttatagccaaatgaccaggaaaaggaagcacaacttgcttaggttgatatgaagtagctttccttcatttgaatgtagccaatgagcatgagtctttagagagccaatcaggtgtcatcttgttttggcaatgagccaatcaggtcacagtaggattcGGCTATTGATGTCATGTATCGGAGCTGAAaggaggtcatttgtcagtgtgttatgtgattgctatcaagttggtttgtttgttttgtgttctttcatttagtgagcttataaaacataataattaaataaaaaaataaaactaattaaagaaatggcacaaagagttgactggtcacccagaaagcaatgtaaaatagtactattaagtgaacaaggctacagttatgaagaaattagaagaaaaattggtggaaacttaaccaaaggtggcatttctaaatttttgaagaagtataaggcaactcagtccctacaaaaccagactgataaaggcaggaaaaggtgcacacaagcaagggatgatagaagaattgagagactgagggccaagctacgcatgacgaatgacacttgaacggcaagtggattgagtggagggcaagtgaacagggagaaatacacttgccgttcaagtgtcattcatcatgtgtagcatAGCCCTGAgcctagggccgtttccagattgcttaccttcacgcgggacgtcgcgcctcgttgtggggaaaatgcgaaatatcgtgtttcctcgcacgagttttgcacgacatcgcgcaaaactcgcgtgaggaaacgcgatatttcgcattttccccgcaacgatgTGCGACATCCCGCGTGAAGGTAAGCAATCTGGAAacagcctaggtgacagaagaaaatcatcgggtgtatacagaacgaaatggcgcaattcaatgtgaagttgagtgcaaggactgttcggcacagactggaggaatttggtcttaatgctagaattccatgaaaaaaccattgttatctctcaaacaaaggttgaaaagattaaactgggctaaaacccatgttaactggacagcggaacaatgggacagtgttatttggagtgctgagaccaaaatctccctgtttggtagtgatggcataaaatacgtgaggagaagaatcggagaagatttgcatcctgattgcattacacctaccgtgaaacacccagttagtgttatgatatggggttgtatgacatcaaaaggtgtgggcagaatttgtgtgataaatggcaatataaatgccccaaaatacatacatgaaatacttgagcccaaactgaagccttccacacgtgatcttttccaagataatgaagcatttatatttcaacaagattcagttCCATGTCATGTGGCTGCTGTGTGCGAAAAGTGGTTTCAGGATAaccatattccactgttggaatggcctgggaatagcccagaccttaaccccatcgaaaagCTATGGAgctgactaaagaaactggttagtgagaagctaTCCAACACTAaaccgcaattaatagaagcaataactcaatcgtggtttcacattataacagctgcagaactaaaaaacttggttcactccatgggaaggcgttgtaaggccgtaattaaagcaaaagtttacccaactaagtattaactgacatggtgagaattgttgtagaACTCattctttctatgtgtttcaattttcttctgtataactactgttctaaaaaaaaatccttcataaaagttattgtattacattcttgattatctttccattgatatataattttatggtattactccaaaaaaaagtggtgttatgatgagccatcaaacctcaaaaatatactttttccaaaaggtttccacaattttggccactagtgtatctatgttgaattgcatcctgttcacaacctcccacttctccagagtattctggtcttgttgaattttaactctatcttcttgggtgtttgccactcctcccaatttggtatcatcagcaaatttaataagtagcccgtttacccctttatccagatcattgataaaaagtttgaaaactaccaggcccaaaaccgagcccgggggcaccccactggacacctccctccaatctgatgaaatgccattgaccaccactatTTGGgcgcagtcctctaaccagttccctatccactgaactgtcctatattccagtctgcagtcttccagtttacccattagaatgtcatggggaaccttatcaaaagcaatactgaaatccaggtaaatcacatcaacagagttcccacgatccagtaagcttgtcactcgatcaaagaaggaaactaggttggtctgacaagatctatgggggacaaaaccatgttgacttccccagatcactaagcccGCCTGCCCACCAACGTGCTGCTCTGGAGCACTGGGTATGCTCAAGCAACAAGGCTGGGCCATGGtatggagtagacatgggcatgaacggggggaaAGAATAAAcacgttgttcgttgttcattgccgtcaacgaAAATGAACACACAGTAATGAACATGTCtcattaacgaacatgttcggcgttcgttgttcgtgggggccagaatggcacCCTGTTGGCTTTAGAGAGCCcttattcacagggaatgttcagcaggctgtcctccagccatcacccaagcttggtcaagattgcaaatcttgaagttatacattcccaaatccaacacccccaggaaactcccattcgatacaattggagccaccagttgactttggccccgtttGCAAGCGGTGGaccaccccccatgtgcccacctgccaggttGCTGAATCCCAGAGTCTGCTTTCtgccaaggcattaatgtgggtcatgtcggtggccaccaggcctggtgggctgggggtggtgggccccctcccctctagggggtgggggggttggctgctcaccggcagcatccccatgtgcccacccgctgggcctcccagaggctacattCCGCCAAGTCCGGAAGGTGGGTCAGATCAGCGGATGCCGGGCCTGACGAGCTGGGGAAGGCagaggtgggccacctcccctctagggggtgggctATGTGGCCTCTCACCGGTGGTATCccctatgtgcccacctgccaggtttAACTCAGACCACGTCCTTCTCTCTTTCAGGACCCTGCAACTTCTTTCACCAGGTATCAAAGACCAGTAAATAGCCCTGATGTTATGTTGTGTCAAAAAGCGGGAAAGGAGTTGTGTGGTACCTTCAACAGATGTATTGAAACTCAGCTTCTCCATTTTGAAGGCGGAGCTGAGCGTCACACACCCTCTTCCTGAAGGGTCTACATTTCTCCGGAGTAAAGGGGAAGCAAAAGACAGGAGCAGGACGAGTCATACCCAGATTGAGCCTGATGCTGTCTGGAAGCTCCCTACACTGCAGGCACTTCCTGTGGTCagtgcggggtgggggtggggatttctGGTGCTGAAACAGCCTAAGATGTAATTGGCACAAGGACACACCACCCACAGTGCTTCTTTAGCAgagcaggatttgaacttgggtcttcctgcTTTACTTGAATGCCATCCACTAAAAGAAAAAGCTCTTCTGCTTTGGAGTAATTATCCCTCCCTGGTGATTTCTAGCTTGTCTGTTTGCTAGATTTCAATAGGTTTACCTGTTGGTTTACGTAGAGGTAAGGCCCATTATGTTCTACGGGGCAGTTCAAGGACTGTCGCAAGCCTCACGTACGTCTTCTTAACGCTGATCTCAGCGTACTCAGTACACAGTGGAGAAAAGAGTGTGAGGTGTAGCGGCCAAGGAATAGCTTGGTAAAACTTGCAGCTAAACTATTATTTGAATGATAATAGCATGCAAAAGGATTCTAGAAAGAAGAAGCGTGACAAGAAAGAGGCCAGGCTCACGCAGTGGTCATTGCTGGTTTATTGGCAGACTCATCTGCAGCCGGAAGAGAGGCACGGGCTGGCACAACTGAACTCATTACGAGCGGTCAGGATAGTGCTGAAAGTCTCCATCCACTGCCACGTATTTGTAATAGTTCACTCCTACTGGGTTGCTGAATCGAAAATGAGTGTGGTCAGGCAAGAACACAGTAACAATGGAGCCACTGTCTGTCGCCTCGAGGGAGAAATGGATCTGAGGAGAACAGATCGAGGCGTTAGCTGACATCAGTTTTCAGGAGAAGATAAGTACGTCCCCCCCCCCGCTACAGATGTGGAGGACTCAATCTGACTGGCTGGGTAGTTTATAGAAGGCAATGACCAGACCTCACACAGTCCTGCCTCAGGAGCAGCCATGTATCTGGGCTCTTTATCTAGAGGGGTCTCTGCTCATATCTCCTCAGTGGGAAGCCTATCCCAGCATGCTGTGGGCAAAGACCACTTCTTAACCAGTATTTTACAACTAGCTGtttggcccaggctagcctgatgttgtcagatcttggaatctCAGCAGGTTTGGCCCTGGTTAGGACATGGATGGGAGATCATCAACGAAGACCAGGTTCGCTGAactgaggcaggcaaaggcaaaccagcTCCgctagcctcttgccttgaaaaaccagCAGGGGTCAGCCGTAAATCACCACAGACTTTCTGCCTCACAGAGAGCTGGCAATGTGATTCCTGAGGGAAtgaaggccaagctacatgtCACAGGTTTTCACGGGTtttgtctcagagccaaactacaagataTGAATTTCGCAAGGCCAAGCATGTGAAGAGCGTTGTAATGCTAGCCGGgaggctgagttttaaaagattgtGAGGCTTTGTcgatttcctctctctacagagccagggaagagctctgagagggtttgtcaatttcatctttgggGCCTAAAacagagatgaaactgacaggaccttccagaggcaaagaggaaattgacaaaccctcacAGGAACGATCTCTTTtaaagctcagagccaagctatgcctgacacaggttggacacttgtcagcttccctcaagttttaatgggaaacgtaggcatcctggtcttgcagctgcaatggagagccaagctgtaaaaccagggcgcctacatttcccatcaaaacttgagagaagctgacaagtgttcaacctgtgtaaggcatcacttgtagcttggctctcagcttcccagctagcacTGCAACTCTCTTCACATGCTTGCgctgtgtaattcatctcttgtagcttggctctcagttggcgAGCCAGACTTTCATTCATTCAGTCACACCTCAGCTATGAGATCTCTGCTGGAAACTCGATCCCTAAACACATGGAGTTCTGATTCTGATTCAAAGTGGGTCATCTGTGCATGGGGTGACCTGCCTTCGGCCTTGCCCTCCCCTCAGTTTTCCAGACCCCAAGCAGCCCCACACGGGGAGCGTTCCCTGTTGTGCACCCACACATGTAGTGATGGTCAACATGCCTCTTCTTTGGTGGCCACGAAATCAGGCCTACACATGGTTGGGAATGGTGCCTAGCAGGGAAACGGCTGACTGTAAGAAGTCTACAGGAGAAGAGGGCCACACCACAGACAGAACAATGGATTTTTAAAGAACGGTACAGCAGGAAAAGAATGGTTTTCTTCCATTATGCGGCCCCTTTTGCCTCATGGGGGAGATAACAGTTCAAAGCTCTCATGTAACCCAGGAGGGAACCAAGCAGCACACTTCATTATGGCAACTGTGTGCTAGTGTTATACAGCTTAGTTTTATGTGCATTTTTCCAACTTGTAAAAGTCTAGGTGCATGGTGTACAAATGTTGGTGGTTCTGTACGCATTTAAGCACTTTTCACATATTTAGCATCTTTTACTATGATTTTTTACCATGTTGTgaaattattgttttaatgacaaaatattatttatatttttatagatCCCCTTCAAAAAGCGCATGCAAAATGCGTAGAGGCAGCATAACAGAACAAAACTAGTCCTTTCCCCACTTGGCCATTGTTCTTTTGCTCTTTTGCTCTGCCTGAAAGAGAGGGCTGGGAACTCAGTTGCAGAGGCAAAGAACCGAGGCTGTGAGGGGTCCTCTGTCATTCACCTCAGCGACTCCCTCCCTGACACAAGCCAAGATGGACCCTGGCAAGAGAGCAGCCAAGGCCAGTCAAGGAAGAGAAGTCACTCAGTCCTCTGTTGCCATTTCAGGAAGAAGGTTGTCAAGGAAATGGGGCTTTTGCACACACAGACCTCTAGTAGAAGGTCTCTGGAGAAGGAGCCaagacattggccatttccccgcatcttaaaaatagtgccccacttTCTCACGatctgccctggagaaaatggccgcttgacaggctggactctatggcattggatgctgctgaggcccctcccctcatcaaaccccaccctccccaggctccaccccatcaatctccaggagtttcccagcctGTTTTTGGCAACTCTGGTGCCCGCTGAGTGTGCCTTGCCCAAGGACACCTCCCCTCAGTTTCAGAGCCAGCCGTCATGGCTTCCCCCTCACGTCCTCTCCATCTTCTACTCACCTCGACTTCTTTTCCCTCGTGGAAAGGGCATGAACGACCAATCATCTCTTGACCATACTTTCCATCTTTTTTGTAATTGCATGTAAAAATCCTTTTAGTTAAATCAGGCTTAAAGCAAATATTCAAGTTTGAGGCATTTGCACCCAGGCTGATGGCAAagctaagaggaaaggatgagaCAACCCAGTTAGGCCTCTCATTTAACATCAGCAGAAATATAGCAGATCAAGCAAACCCTCTTGTTTTCCCATCTATTTGGGGTCTGTGCCCCCTTCAGTTCAGAAGTGTAAGTGCACCAGGCAGCAATAAGCATATTGTGTTCAGGCACAGCCTTAGTGGAGGGTGGTGGTCCTGTCCGTATTGCAAATAAGCCTGCCTGCTGGGCTCTTGGATCTTATGGAGTAGTCAGGAGGAAGAGAACACAGATGAGGCTGGAGTTCAATCACTGGGAAAGCTGAGGGAAAGATGGCAACCTTACTGGAggctaaggaaggaaggaaggaaggaaggaaggaaggaagagtggTTTGTGCTTTGGATGGATACTGGAGGAGGCCACTGGCCATGCCCATAGACTGGTTTTTGTTCCAGTGCATTTCAGATGTGTTAAGCAACTAATAAGGGAGACAGGACAGGAAGCATTTCTAAACTCTGCCCAGGACACACATGtaccctgtcttcacccaccaATACAAACCTCTTGGCTTTTGGTGCCACCCTCCCCCGCACATCAAAAGAACCATCCACATGGAAGCTCTCCAACTGGTTCGCGTTCCGTATCCAAATGAGATTGGAAGCAGCAGCGTTATCAGATGGATGCTTTGTAGCCTGTGGACAAatcagtaacacacacacacgtttcacTAGAGAAAAGGATAAAGATTTCTAACACAAGAAACAGATCTcaagaaatagatccagaggatgcatctgacgaagagaactgcgattctcgaaagcttatgctacaggaaagttggttagtcttagaggtgctactggactcttttctatttaaccCAAGAAACTCCTTCAGCCAAAAAAGGACCCCCTCCACCCATCTGTGCATGCAGATAACATGCCACAAAACGCTACACCTTTTAGTCCTTCGAGTGCTGCAAGGCAATTGTTTATTTTCACACAAACATCTGCTAATGAACTGTTATAGATAAGCCTGGGCTAGCCCTTTAAGCAGGGAGCAGAGCGAACAAGATGTGCCCCCTACACAGAAACAGAGggtcatctccccccctccacacacacacacacacaaggctgcCAACAACACCTAAGTAATTAAGAGCGGCggagctctaatctggagaacggtttgattcccctccactccacgtgaagccagctgggtgaccttgggccagtcacagctcttcagagctctctcagccccacccacctcacatactttgtaaaccactctgagtgggtgttaagttgttcttaaGTGCAGTATACTAGGAACAAAgctcgttgtggggaaaaatacaacgggctctagaaaggggagagcgggcaggcaagcattcccgcctcctccgtcactgatcccggctgatgaaggaggggggtgggcattgccacctgctctgctcctgatccctgctggctgaaggggggcagcattgccacttgctctactCCTGATGCCAGCCTACTGAAGGGGGCAGCATTGCCAACCTAATTCCATCTGGGTTAAGGAGGGGGtgccattgccacctgttacgctCCTAATATCCACCATCTTAAGGTGGgtaatgggcattgccacctgctctgctcctaataccagctggctgaaggggggtgggcattgccacctgctctgctcctaataccagctggattaaggtggagagtgggcattgccatctgcttcacttctgatcccagctggcggaagggaggcgggcattgccacctgctccgctactaataccagctgggttaatgtactggtgggcattgccacctgttccactcctaaaaccagctggctgaagggggccaagcattgccacctgctctgctcgtaatatcagctgggttaaggtgggggtgggtgggcattgccacctgctccacatctaaTACCAACCGAGTTAAGGTGcagggaggacattgccacccgctctgctcctgttcctgccctgggcttcccaccacggcatgttttctgaagtgatatggtgagttacctgggctttcctctgtggcagctccCTCTGGTGGTTCACCAGGATATagagtgagttgtctgaaacacgcttactcaattatatagtaagattattaTTGCACTAGACCAATGTAGCTACCCAGCCGAAACAATCATTCTAGGATGTTTCACTACAGGAGCAGACTGTTACTTTGGGCATAGCCAGTAGCTCTGGACATAGCccgagtccagtagctcctataagactagcaaaatttgtggtagggtatgggctttcatgagtcacagttcacttcttcagatacagctattgcaattgcaactgataacgaagctcaagacaaagcATCCACCTGGGCTGAATAAAGACATTGCCTTCCTCTCTCATTACGAGTGCTAATTCCTCTAcatccactacccctctgcatacccccaCATTATTCAATCAGGCCTGCCCTTGTCcatcactggctattatcattcagcttctgcaatcacttcACTCTTCAAGAGATAATGAAAGATGGACTCACaagctagctgtatctgaagaagtgagcagtggttcacgaaagctcataccttaccaccaattttgttactcttataggtgctactggactcttggtcttttcttgtgctacagacagactaacacagctacccatcttgatctatcacttTGGCCATAGCAGACCAAGGCTGCAATTCTTTTGAAAACGTTTGCCTAGAAAGAAAAAACACTGAATGAAGCAGGACTTCCTTCTGAGGAGTAGTGCTCTGAACTCCATGAGTTCAAAT
The DNA window shown above is from Eublepharis macularius isolate TG4126 chromosome 3, MPM_Emac_v1.0, whole genome shotgun sequence and carries:
- the LOC129325514 gene encoding galectin-1-like; translated protein: MANATKHPSDNAAASNLIWIRNANQLESFHVDGSFDVRGRVAPKAKSFAISLGANASNLNICFKPDLTKRIFTCNYKKDGKYGQEMIGRSCPFHEGKEVEIHFSLEATDSGSIVTVFLPDHTHFRFSNPVGVNYYKYVAVDGDFQHYPDRS